One segment of Solanum stenotomum isolate F172 chromosome 1, ASM1918654v1, whole genome shotgun sequence DNA contains the following:
- the LOC125853310 gene encoding tetraketide alpha-pyrone reductase 2-like isoform X1, whose amino-acid sequence MPEYCVTGGTGFIAAYLIKALLLKGHIVRTTVRDPSNAEKVGFLWELEGAKERLKIMKADLLVEGSFDDAIQGVDGVFHTASPVLVPYDDNIQKTLIDPCVNGTLNVLNSCKKSSTLKRLVLTSSCSSIRYREDAQQNSPLNESHWSDLQYCQKYNLWYAYAKTKAEKEAWRVAEECGIDLVVVNPSFVVGPLLAPQPTSTLQIILGTVKGMIGEYANRRLGFVHIEDVVGAHILVMEEQKASGRYICSNSVRHMSQINDLLRTKYPSYPHENKCGNQQGEDIPHSLDTSKITQLGLPPLKSLNEMFDDCIQSFQEKGFL is encoded by the exons ATGCCAGAATACTGTGTAACAGGGGGTACAGGGTTCATTGCAGCTTACCTTATTAAAGCCCTCCTCCTAAAGGGTCATATTGTAAGAACCACTGTTCGTGATCCTA GTAATGCGGAGAAAGTGGGGTTCTTGTGGGAGCTAGAGGGTGCTAAAGAGAGGCTCAAGATTATGAAAGCTGATCTATTAGTGGAAGGTAGCTTTGATGATGCCATTCAGGGAGTTGATGGAGTCTTTCATACTGCTTCACCTGTTTTGGTCCCTTATGATGACAATATTCAG AAAACACTGATTGATCCATGTGTAAATGGTACCTTGAATGTTCTCAACTCTTGCAAAAAATCATCCACCTTGAAGAGGCTTGTGTTGACCTCTTCTTGCTCTTCGATTAGATACAGAGAAGATGCACAACAGAATTCCCCTCTCAATGAATCCCACTGGAGCGACCTTCAGTATTGCCAAAAATACAAT CTATGGTATGCTTATGCTAAGACTAAAGCTGAAAAAGAAGCTTGGAGAGTAGCTGAGGAATGTGGTATTGATTTGGTGGTGGTAAACCCATCCTTTGTTGTGGGTCCTTTGCTTGCTCCTCAGCCTACCAGTACATTGCAAATCATATTGGGCACGGTTAAAG GTATGATTGGAGAGTATGCCAACAGAAGGTTGGGGTTTGTTCACATTGAGGATGTTGTGGGAGCTCATATTTTAGTGATGGAAGAACAAAAAGCTTCAGGTAGATACATATGTTCAAACTCAGTGAGACACATGTCACAGATCAATGACTTGTTAAGGACCAAGTATCCATCTTATCCTCATGAGAACAA GTGTGGCAACCAACAAGGGGAAGATATCCCACATAGCTTGGACACCAGCAAGATAACTCAATTGGGGCTGCCTCCTCTAAAGAGTCTCAATGAAATGTTTGATGATTGCATTCAGAGTTTCCAAGAAAAAGGATTCCTATGA
- the LOC125853310 gene encoding tetraketide alpha-pyrone reductase 2-like isoform X2 codes for MPEYCVTGGTGFIAAYLIKALLLKGHIVRTTVRDPSNAEKVGFLWELEGAKERLKIMKADLLVEGSFDDAIQGVDGVFHTASPVLVPYDDNIQLWYAYAKTKAEKEAWRVAEECGIDLVVVNPSFVVGPLLAPQPTSTLQIILGTVKGMIGEYANRRLGFVHIEDVVGAHILVMEEQKASGRYICSNSVRHMSQINDLLRTKYPSYPHENKCGNQQGEDIPHSLDTSKITQLGLPPLKSLNEMFDDCIQSFQEKGFL; via the exons ATGCCAGAATACTGTGTAACAGGGGGTACAGGGTTCATTGCAGCTTACCTTATTAAAGCCCTCCTCCTAAAGGGTCATATTGTAAGAACCACTGTTCGTGATCCTA GTAATGCGGAGAAAGTGGGGTTCTTGTGGGAGCTAGAGGGTGCTAAAGAGAGGCTCAAGATTATGAAAGCTGATCTATTAGTGGAAGGTAGCTTTGATGATGCCATTCAGGGAGTTGATGGAGTCTTTCATACTGCTTCACCTGTTTTGGTCCCTTATGATGACAATATTCAG CTATGGTATGCTTATGCTAAGACTAAAGCTGAAAAAGAAGCTTGGAGAGTAGCTGAGGAATGTGGTATTGATTTGGTGGTGGTAAACCCATCCTTTGTTGTGGGTCCTTTGCTTGCTCCTCAGCCTACCAGTACATTGCAAATCATATTGGGCACGGTTAAAG GTATGATTGGAGAGTATGCCAACAGAAGGTTGGGGTTTGTTCACATTGAGGATGTTGTGGGAGCTCATATTTTAGTGATGGAAGAACAAAAAGCTTCAGGTAGATACATATGTTCAAACTCAGTGAGACACATGTCACAGATCAATGACTTGTTAAGGACCAAGTATCCATCTTATCCTCATGAGAACAA GTGTGGCAACCAACAAGGGGAAGATATCCCACATAGCTTGGACACCAGCAAGATAACTCAATTGGGGCTGCCTCCTCTAAAGAGTCTCAATGAAATGTTTGATGATTGCATTCAGAGTTTCCAAGAAAAAGGATTCCTATGA